The Microbacterium luteum nucleotide sequence GGCTGCAGCCGCAGCGCCTGCAGCGAGACGGCGCCGCCCTGGGAGAAGCCCAGCAGCCCGACCGGCGCATCCGGAGCGACCCGATCGACCCACGAGACGAGAGCGGATGCGGCGGCGGTCACGTGGGCCGGGTCTCGGCCGTCGAGACCCTCGATGGGGTACCACGAGTGCCCGGGGGTGGGCCATGGCGGCGCAAGCGGGGCGCGCACAGCGGCGTAGGCGAATCCATCGGGCAGGTAGGGCACGAGGCCGAACAGGTCGCCCTCGTGCGAGCCGTAGCCGTGGAGGAGGACCAGCAGCGGGCGTCCGGCGCGCGCGGACTCGTCGGCCGACCACAGCACGACGTCGTGGTCGAGCACGGGCGTGTTCGGGCTCTCGGCGGTCATCCGGATATTGTTGCAGGCCGTCCCGACACGCGCCGCGACGGACGGTGGGGTATACAGGAGGCATGCCGGTCCGCACGCCTGATCCCGACCCGAACGACCGGGACGACGACGGCACGCTGCGCGATCCGCTGCGCGATCTGGGCGGCGATGCGGGCAGCGCCTCGAATCCCGGATGGCTGAGCGAGGTCGAACTCGCCGAGGCGCGTCGCCGCCTGCCGATGCTCTACGTCGAGGCGGTGCCGGTGCGCACCGACGGCATGGGGGCGGTCACCGAGATCGGCATCCTCCTGCGCGCGACGCCGGTCGGTGAGATCACCCGGTCCATCGTGAGCGGCCGGGTGCGCTACGGCGAGACCGTCCGCGACGCGCTCTTCCGCCATCTCGAGAACGATCTCGGACCGATGGCCTTCCCCCTCCTCCCGCCGCAGCCGGTGCCGTTCACCGTGGCCGAGTACTTCCCGATCCCCGGGGTGAGCGCCTTCCACGACGATCGCCAGCACGCGGTCTCGCTCGCGTTCGTCGTGCCCGTCACCGGCACGTGCGAACCGCGCCAGGACGCCCTCGAGGTCACGTGGATGAGTCCCGAGGAAGCGGCCTCCGACGCGCTCGCCGACGAGATGGAGGGCGGCCGGGCCACCCTCATCCGTCAGGCGCTCGCGAGCGTCGGCTGCCTGCGCTGACCCGGGACGCGACGGATGCCGTACAGCCCGCTGCTGGTCGATTTCGCCGTGGCGATCCCCATCGTCCTGGGTCTCGCCTATGTGATCGCCCGGGTCATGCGTCGGCTCTTCGGCCGGCGGCTGCGCCTGGAGATCCGCACGATGACGATCGTGTCGCTCATGGGCCTGAGCGTCGGGATCTTCATCGCCGGATGGCTCTTCGCGGGTCTGCGGCTGTGGATGCCGACGACCATCCTGCTCGCGTTCGGCACGAGCCTCGGGCTGTCGTTCGTCGTCGCCGCCGTCGCGACGGCGTGGGGGCGCGGGCTGCGCGACGTCGACGTTCCCGCGCTGCTCGCCTCGGGTGAGTCCGATCGCGTCGAGTTCAAGGAGACCGCGCGCTGGAACGTGCGCGAGGACAAGAAGGACGCGCGCATGGAGCTCGCGATCGCCAAGACGGTCGCGGCATTCCTCAACAGCTCGGGTGGCGTGCTGTTGATCGGGGCGAACGACGACGGTCACGCCGTGGGGCTGGATCGCGACCTGGCCACCCTGCGCACCCCGGATCACGACCGCTTCGAGCTGTGGCTGCGCGACCTGCTGTCCACGCTCCTCGGTCGAAACGCCGCGGCGCTGCCGCACATCCAGTTCGCCCCGGTGGGGGATGCGGGCGCCGCCGTGTGCGCGGTGAGCTGCCCGCCCTCGCCGAAGCCGGTCTTCCTCGTGCGCGCGAAGGACGGCGGCTCGACGGACCTGTGGGTTCGCGTGGGGAACTCGACCCGCTCACTGGGCGTCGACGAGGCCGTGCAGTACGTGGCGGATCACTGGCGCCCGTCGGTGTGGTCCTGGCTGTCCGGCAAGCCCGCCCGCGGCTGACGGGTACCCGGTACATCCGCGCCGGTTGTCCCGGCGTCTCGGACCGGCGTCTGCGCGTGGGGTCAGGCCGCGGAGGTCTCCCGCGCGATCGCGGCCACGAACGCGTCGACGTCGGCTTCGGTCGTGTCGAAGGAGCACATCCAGCGCACTTCGCTTCGCGCGGCATCCCAGTCGTAGAAGCGGAAGGACTCGCGCAGTCGATCGGCAACGCCGGCCGGCAGCGTCGCGAACACGCCGTTCGCCTGCGTCCGCTGCGTGAACCCGACTCCGCGGATCGAGCCGTCGGCGAGGCCCGCCTCGACGCCGGAGCGCAGGCGCTGCGCCATCGCGTTGGAGTGCCGGGCGTTCCGCAGCCACAGGTCGTCCTCGAGCAGCGCGATCAGCTGTGCCGACACGAAGCGCATCTTCGACGACAGCTGCATGTTCAGCTTGCGCAGGTACGGCAGGCCGCTCGAGGCCTCGGGGTCGAGCACGACGATCGCCTCGCCGAGCATCGCCCCGTTCTTGGTGCCGCCGAAGCTCAGCACGTCCACCCCCGCGTCGCGGGTGAAGGCGCGCAGGGGCACGTCGAGGGCGGCCGCTGCGTTGGCGATGCGGGCCCCGTCCATGTGCAGGCGCATGCCGTGGCTGTGCGCGTGGTCGGCGATCGCCCGCACCTCGTCGGGCGTGTAGAGCGTGCCGAGCTCGGTGGACTGCGTGATCGAGACCGCCAGCGGCTGCGATCGGTGCTCGTCGCCCCACCCCCAGGCCTCGAGGTCGATGAGGTCGGCGGTGAGCTTGCCGTCGTCGGTCGGCACGTTCAGGATCTTCACGCCCGCGACCTTCTCGGGCGCTCCGCCCTCGTCGACGTTGATGTGGGCGGTGGATGCCGCGATCACCGCACCCCACCGGGGCAGCATCGACTGCAGGCCCACGACGTTGGCGCCGGTGCCGTTGAAGACGGGGTAGGCCTCGACCCCGTCGCCGAGGTGGGTGCGGAAGACCTCCTGCAGCCGCGTGGTGTAGCGGTCCTCGCCGTAGGCGATCTGGTGACCCTCGTTCGCGGCGGCGATGGCCGCCAGCACCTCCGGATGCACGCCGGAGTAGTTGTCGGAGGCGAAGCCGCGCACGGCGGTGTCGTGGAGGGGAGTCACGGAGATCCAGCGTACGCGTCCGGTGCCGGTGGTCGTCGGCCGGAGGTCTGTCGGATGTCGGTGCCCGGGTCTACCCTCACCCCATGACCCCTGATCCGGCGTCGAGCGCCCCGGCGACGGTCGTGCCGCCGCCGAACGGCATGCGCACGTTCCTGCACGTGCTCGTGAACACGGCGTTCGCCAACATCACCACGAGCTTCCTGTGGTTCGCGCTGACGTTCTGGGTCTACCTCGAGACGCGCTCGGTGCTCGCCACGGGCATCATCGGTGGCGCGTACATGCTCTTCATCGCCTTCTTCGCGATGATCTTCGGCACCCTGGTCGATCGGCATCGCAAGCATCGCGTCATGATCCTGTCGAGTCTGATCACCCTGGCGTCCTTCCTCGTCGCCGGCGCCTTGTATCTCGCTCAGCCGGAGTCCGCCCTGGTCGACCTCGGCGGACCGTGGTTCTGGCTCTTCGCGGGGATCATCCTCTTCGGATCCGTCGTCGAGCACATGCGCAACATCGCCCTGTCGACCACGGTCACGCTGCTCACCCCGGTCGAGCGGCACGCGAACGCCAACGGCCTCGTGGGCACCGTGCAGGGGATCGCCTTCATCATCACGAGCGTGTTCTCGGGACTTGCGATCGGCTTCCTCGGCATGGGATGGACGCTCGTGATCGCCCTGGTCGCCACCGCGGCCGCCCTCGCGCACCTGCTTTTCCTGCGTATTCCCGAGGAGCAGCCGGTGGTGGAGCCGGGGCGCACCTCGCTCATCGATCTCGCCGGCAGCATCGCCGCCGTCCGCGCCGCGCAGGGCCTGTTCGCCCTCATCATCTTCTCCACCTTCAACAACCTCATCGGCGGGGTCTACATGGCTCTGATGGACCCGTACGGGCTAACCCTGTTCGAGGTGGAGATCTGGGGCGTCGTGTTCGGCGTCGCCGCCACCGGATTCATCATCGGCGGACTCGTCATCGCGAAATTCGGCCTCGGTCGCAATCCGATCCGCACGATGCTGCTGGTCGTGGTGGCGATGGGCGTGCTCGGCGCCCTCTTCACCATCCGGGACTGGTGGTGGCTGTACGCGCTCGGCATCTGGGTCTACATGATGCTGATCCCCGCCGTCGAGGCGGCCGAGCAGACCGTCATCCAGAAGGTCGTCCCCTACGCGCGCCAGGGTCGTGTGTTCGGGTTCGCGGCCGCGTTCGAGTCGGCGGCGGCTCCGGTCACGGCGTTCCTCATCGCCCCCATCGCCGAGTTCGCGATCATCCCCTACATGGATTCGCCGGCGGGCATCGCCGCGTGGGGATGGCTGCTGGGTGACGGGCAGGCGCGCGGCATCGCGATGGTGTTCTTCTTCGCCGGGTTGGCG carries:
- a CDS encoding alpha/beta hydrolase, whose amino-acid sequence is MTAESPNTPVLDHDVVLWSADESARAGRPLLVLLHGYGSHEGDLFGLVPYLPDGFAYAAVRAPLAPPWPTPGHSWYPIEGLDGRDPAHVTAAASALVSWVDRVAPDAPVGLLGFSQGGAVSLQALRLQPERFAFAVNLSGYATPGELAGDAVMAENRPPVFWGRGAADEVIPGFLVDHTTQWLPGHSDLSGRVYPGLTHSVSEQEMADVRVFLEKQLESLSD
- a CDS encoding NUDIX hydrolase family protein, whose amino-acid sequence is MPVRTPDPDPNDRDDDGTLRDPLRDLGGDAGSASNPGWLSEVELAEARRRLPMLYVEAVPVRTDGMGAVTEIGILLRATPVGEITRSIVSGRVRYGETVRDALFRHLENDLGPMAFPLLPPQPVPFTVAEYFPIPGVSAFHDDRQHAVSLAFVVPVTGTCEPRQDALEVTWMSPEEAASDALADEMEGGRATLIRQALASVGCLR
- a CDS encoding helix-turn-helix domain-containing protein — translated: MPYSPLLVDFAVAIPIVLGLAYVIARVMRRLFGRRLRLEIRTMTIVSLMGLSVGIFIAGWLFAGLRLWMPTTILLAFGTSLGLSFVVAAVATAWGRGLRDVDVPALLASGESDRVEFKETARWNVREDKKDARMELAIAKTVAAFLNSSGGVLLIGANDDGHAVGLDRDLATLRTPDHDRFELWLRDLLSTLLGRNAAALPHIQFAPVGDAGAAVCAVSCPPSPKPVFLVRAKDGGSTDLWVRVGNSTRSLGVDEAVQYVADHWRPSVWSWLSGKPARG
- a CDS encoding threonine aldolase family protein, with amino-acid sequence MTPLHDTAVRGFASDNYSGVHPEVLAAIAAANEGHQIAYGEDRYTTRLQEVFRTHLGDGVEAYPVFNGTGANVVGLQSMLPRWGAVIAASTAHINVDEGGAPEKVAGVKILNVPTDDGKLTADLIDLEAWGWGDEHRSQPLAVSITQSTELGTLYTPDEVRAIADHAHSHGMRLHMDGARIANAAAALDVPLRAFTRDAGVDVLSFGGTKNGAMLGEAIVVLDPEASSGLPYLRKLNMQLSSKMRFVSAQLIALLEDDLWLRNARHSNAMAQRLRSGVEAGLADGSIRGVGFTQRTQANGVFATLPAGVADRLRESFRFYDWDAARSEVRWMCSFDTTEADVDAFVAAIARETSAA
- a CDS encoding MFS transporter codes for the protein MTPDPASSAPATVVPPPNGMRTFLHVLVNTAFANITTSFLWFALTFWVYLETRSVLATGIIGGAYMLFIAFFAMIFGTLVDRHRKHRVMILSSLITLASFLVAGALYLAQPESALVDLGGPWFWLFAGIILFGSVVEHMRNIALSTTVTLLTPVERHANANGLVGTVQGIAFIITSVFSGLAIGFLGMGWTLVIALVATAAALAHLLFLRIPEEQPVVEPGRTSLIDLAGSIAAVRAAQGLFALIIFSTFNNLIGGVYMALMDPYGLTLFEVEIWGVVFGVAATGFIIGGLVIAKFGLGRNPIRTMLLVVVAMGVLGALFTIRDWWWLYALGIWVYMMLIPAVEAAEQTVIQKVVPYARQGRVFGFAAAFESAAAPVTAFLIAPIAEFAIIPYMDSPAGIAAWGWLLGDGQARGIAMVFFFAGLAMVVIALLAFTTRSYRTLSAEYAGAQESVPVAADPSPPTGPVPQPGT